cGGCTGTGTTGTTGGTGCGTTAGGATGTAAGGAAATGTTAGTGTAAGTTGtggtttttttcaatgctgTTATAGAATCTTTGGTTATTATTTTGATGTCATTATTTAATTTTGAGTTTGTGGATGCAGATTTTGAGGttgtatttgaaaaatctggTAGTTTGCTATTAGTTTCCATATGTATGGAGTTATTATTGCCGGTCATCTTCGAGCGGggttcatctttttttagaaCAATACCATCAGAAATGTGCTTATTTTCCTTTGCTATTTCTGCTGCAGTTGTTGTAGCGGCAGTTTTGCTATTACCGTTTGTTTGCTTTACTCCTAGCTTTCTATCAACCATTAGTCTACTTAGTGATTTCATGTTCTTACTCATGACACTTGCTCTTGTTGGACCCAAACCGTTACCAAAAGAGGTTGCTACATCATTGGATTGATGCGCACCACTTGCTTTTATTTCAAATGCTTGGCGTGATTTTGCTTTTAATGTGCATAAATCATCCGGTACTTCTTCAGTCTCCTGCCTTGTAAAAGTTGCTAGGATTGGATGGCTTAGTTTTGGAGCAGCAGGCAAAACATTCTGTGATGTATAGTTTTTTGATTGTTCCACTATGGGCTGTTtgtttccttcttcttcttgcaGCAAATGTTTTCTGGTTTCAACCTCTTTTAAAGAGAtagtattcttttcatcagtTTGGctgtcattttcattttgaattGATTGTATAGCGTCATCATGTGACTTTTTTAATTCATTCTTCTCGAAAgtttttgccttttcttgcatccattttttgaagctCTTGGTGGAATCGTTGCATGTATGAGGAATAAAtattaaatttttggtTTGGTCATCACCTGATGACGTGGTCATGAAGGTATCGGCATGATATTGAAACAAGGCACGAAGTTGTAAtgcatattttttgtttgccTTATCTCTGGAATATCTCTTTACCACGCGCTTATAAGAACTTTCATCATAGTTTCTGTCGCCTATAAAGGGGCACCTGCCAAAAGAACCCAGTTTTAATATTGGGTATGGTAACTCTTCCAAGTTCGTCAACTCTTGAGGTTTCCACTCTAAAGTTATTATGGGGGCCCAGGTTTGCCAAAGATCGTAAAGATATACATGAGGATATTTGAAGTAGTGGATATCATCTCTCTTGGTTCTGGGGTCCCTATCTGTTGGTccatatattttttcattgtgtAAAAGATTGGACAGAGTAGGTGTAGCTAAAGAAGCAGATTTAGTCTTACTCAGGTGATCCAAATCAACAtcaagatttttcaaaaacctGGCTGCCTTTTCGTAGCTCCAAACTTTCATGTAGTTTTTTTTAGCCCTAGATAAAATGTCTGTATCTTTTAgtaaatatatattctCAACTGATCTTCTTGTAATGACTATTGTAACAGTAGTGTCGAAAAATTGAGTGATTTGTGCACCTAGTGTAAGAAATcctcttttcaataaatctCTCCGTTTGTCCATCCTGGACTTGTTGTATGTATTCATCTCTACGTCATCGGTAATGTCGAAGTAAATGCGAGAATCTCTtttcatgatttttttccaattcgTTTGCCATTCCAGTAATTCTTTAGGTGTAACCCTTGGTTCGACATTCTTCAAACCAGTGACCTTGCTCACTTGAACGGCACCTTCAATGGATCTAGCCCTTTCTAGTTtggcttttttcttttcatgcaaatgttgttgttgttggagCTCGAGGCGCTCAAGGGATCTTTTCTTCGGGAAGGATTCCGTAGCGTTGTTATTGTTACAATTATTATCGTTAGAGAATATATCCAAATGGCCCACTGTCGTAGTTGATACAGCAATCCCATTTTTATGTTTCAAGTTAGTGTCTGTTTCCTTCAGCGGAGAccttattatcattttcgttGGAGataccattttctttctctctGTTCTAAATATGAATCAAAAGAGGAATTTTGAAACGCCCTTCAGactcaaaatttgaaatgtGAAGATAATTAGCCCCGTAAGCAAATACAGATCGCGAGGAATCTATACTTGGTTAGATATAGGTTATACAGCTTAATTTATATTTCCCCTAGCCTGAGTTACTGCTATTATTATCgttatttcttttactttttttcgttttcgcAAAGATCGATTGGGACGCGTTtgcgaaaaaaaatgcctGTTTACTTTATTGCGGgtaaaatacaaaaagaaaattaggCGTTAGTCAAGAACCGTCAAGAGAATAAAGGTATTAAGGTAACGAAGAGTTAGATGCAAAGAGATATAGATATAAACATATATGTACATATATGCAAATATATATTCGAAAAGTACAATAACTTAGGGACTATTAAAGGGGCGAATTCggtagtttttttttgttttttttttgtttttttttggttcgTTAAAACTTTCTTAATATACACGCTTGTGATTATAAGGTAGTGTAAAATAATGCAATTATacactcttttctttcatatcTCCTGCAGTGTAAAGCGAGAGATAATATGTGGTAATCGATTAACTCCTCCtctaaattttctttttggatGTTTAGTTAGTTTCCACTTCCCGTGATAATCTTAGCATACCACGGGCAAAACTATAGTATGTGCTTGATGGCGAACGTATTTCGTATGTATAAGATGATTCATGACTTtggatttgaatttgaatatGTTTTGTTAAATTTCGTCTTGTTTaccttctttcttgttttatattttcttaGAAACTCTTTCTACGTCTTCTACGTCTTCGCTTTCGTCTTCAGCTTTGTGGGGTTGTTTCCTATCCATGACGCTGTCGTTATCTATActatcgtcatcatcatcgtcatcatcttcaaactCGATTctttcatcatcgtcatcgttGTCGTTGTAGTTATAAacgtcatcgtcatcaaaCGGGATATGATTGTttccatcatcatcatcgtaGTCATCGTCTTGTAAGATGGCGGATCCGTTTTCATCGTCGTCCAAATCACTGTCATACCAAAAATTATCCGCCATATCTTTATTGGACTCTGGTTCATCTAATTTACTTTGAGAAATGTACGCTGATTCAGAGGTGGGCATAATAAAACCTTTAGGGATATCTTGCTTTGATCTCTCCACCTCCATTTTGACTCTTTGCTTGTATTGTTCAGGGTTTTTTCTATAATCGACAGCGGCATCTACGTTCGCTGGTGAGTTGATATTGGGGTCTTCCAATAAAGATACTATAGAAATCAAAACACTTTCTACGGTCTGCACGGGAGACCACGTTTCAGCATCAGGCTCGTCGGTCATAGGATCCCCACTCTGATGTAAAATAGAAATACAAAGCCTGCCGTCCCTGTAAACGTTTGGATGGTAAATGGCTGGCGTAAAACGAAACTGTGGTGGAGAAAAGGGGAAGTCTTCCGGAAATCTCATTTGAGCTTTGAAAAACCCGCCATGGTAAATAGAGTCCTCATTTAGTACCATAACACCTATATTCCAAGTAAAGATGTTTGAATCATCTTCTAGTTCTATATGAAACGAAGGAATAGCTTTCTTGGGGTCGGTGAGTTCTCTGTATTGCCGTAACAGTAAACTAGAAGCGGTGCTTTTGCGACTACTCATATTACGTtgtattgttcttttttttccttgtttgGTATACTAACAATTATTCAGTCGCTATAGGCCCTAGGCAGTGAAGGAATAGAGATATCAGTGCCAGAGTATAAGATTCTATTATTCcacaaaaataataaacgCAAAAACTCCTATTCGTTTGTGATAATATGCTTTTACTATTCTCTCTTACTTTAAGTTTCTACTCTTGTTCTTTACagattcaagaaaaaccaaagaaaaaccaaagaaaaagaatcgAATTTTTCTCAGGATGAAAgtgtaaagaaaaaaaaagaggagaTAGGAAATCCGAAGAACCCCAAGGGACGGACAAATACAAGGCGATATCGCACGTGGTTAGCCTTCTAAGGAAAGTGTCATAACGGAATATATACCATTACTAAGTGCTTTACCTAAAAACGTAGCAAGGATAAAAGTGAAGTACAGTATTTGCTGTTCCACACTACATGGCATACTGCTATCATAAACTTGCTATTGCCACATCAAATCCTCTTGAGAGTGATCGCATTAGTAATTGTCcgcttttctttttccttccGCGAATGACCCATAgacaaggaaaaaaatcgaCAAAAAAAGGGTGGACGGAATCCCATTATCCGAAAGCCGGGTTATAATTCACGAGATGTTCACGTGACAGCTGGGCggctatttttttattctttttgagtCGTTTAAACAGCACTATTTCTACCCGCCAActcatttttgttttctctttacGGCAAAGGCTTTGGCTTAAGGACCGCATTTCCGTATCCTTGAGGGaaaaaaaccaagaaaCCCAAAAAAAGACCACAAAGTTGAGATGTCTTAATTAGTAGAGGGTTTTTTGTGGTGATGATAATACTATTCTCTAAAAATAGCATAGGTACACTGCCCTGATTCGGACTTTGTCAGAGCCTATTACTACAAAGGGTCATATTCGATGATTGGGCTGGGTTTTCATAGGATTAATTCTAATTATTATCATTCAACCGCTCATGACTCCTTAGGAACGACATATATACAGTCCATGCATAAACATATAAATAGTAGACTTATTCTTGCTATTCATCAACTGGTGAGCTTAAAAGGAGTGTATTTTCGTATTGTACTACCGCTCTACAGTACActaaaccaagaaaaaaagaaggatagTTCGTTATAAATCAGATCATGCAACTACGTTCACTTATCGTTTCATCTGCCTTCCTAGTGACATCAGCTCTAGGTGCTACCTCGTCCTCTTCTAGTATACCCTCTTCCTGTACCATAAGCTCACATGCCACAGCTACGGCACAGAGCGACTTGGATAAATATAGCCGCTGCGAGACGTTAGTGGGGAACCTAACTGTTGGTGGTGGTTTGAAGACTGGTGCTTTGGCTAAcgttaaagaaattaagGGATCTTTAACCGTATTCAATGCTACAAACTTAACTTCTTTCGCTGCTGATTCCCTTGAATCTATCAcagattctttgaatttacAGAGTTTAACCATTTTGACATCCGCTTCATTCGGATCTTTACAAAGTGTTGATAGTATAAATCTAATCACTTTACCCGCAATCTCTACTTTCACATCTAACATAAAATCTGCTAATAACATTTATATTTCTGACACTTCGCTACAGTCCGTGGATGGTTTTTctgttttgaagaaagtaaaCGTTTTCAACgtcaataataataaacgATTAACATCGATCAAGTCCCCCGTTGAGACGGTCACCGACTCTTTACAGTTCTCATTCAATGGTAATCAGACCAAAATCACCTTTGATGACTTGATTTGGGCAAACAATATTAGTTTAACGGACGTTCATTCTGTATCCTTTGCTAGCTTGCGAAAGATCAACTCCTCACTGGGTTTCATCAACAACTCCATCTCTAGTTTGAACTTTACTAAGCTAAACTCAATCGGCCAGACCTTTAGTATTGTTTCCAAtgattatttgaaaaacttgtCCTTCTCCAACTTGTCAACCATAGGAGGTGCTCTTGTCATCGCTAATAATACTggtttacaaaaaattggtgGCCTCGACAACCTAACAACCATTGGCGGTACTTTAGAAGTGGTTGGCAATTTTACGGCCTTGAATCTAGACTCCTTGAAGTCTGTTAAGGGAGGTGCTGATGTCGAATCAAAGTCAAATAACTTTTCCTGTAACGCTTTGAAAGCCTTACAAAAGAAGGGCGGTATTAAAGGCGAATCTTTTGTTTGCAAGAACGGTGCATCATCCACATCCGTTAAACTGTCATCAACCTCCAAACCACAATCAAGCCAAAGTACTTCTAAGCCTTCCAAGTCATCTACTAAGATTGAGGGGAAAAAATTCACTTCTGGTGAGATCAAGGCTGCTGCGTCTGTGTCCAGTTCCTCAAGTTCTAGCGCATCCAGTTCCAGCTCCAAGAGTTCAAAAGGCGATGCCGCTATTATGGTCCCTATTGGTCAAGCCACTCCTTTGTTTGGCATTTTGACGGCAATCATCATGTCCCTAATATAATGGAGCTAAGAAGACGACTCCTTATGTTTTTTAGTCAATCTCTTACTTTGGATAACTACTAGCACAAGCCATTTACGACAAATGCGTCTTACTAAAAACATCTATATAACTATTTTATGTATTCAGATATTTTCAGgaaggaaataaaaataacgaCACTTTAGAAGTAGAACATATTACAATGTTCTTATTTAATCAGCTTTTTGGCCAGATCCGGTATCTTGTTGCTTCTTTATCGAGCCTGCAACAAGATTATATATCAGTAAACCAACAAGCAacattttccaattcttctGGAACCAAGAGAGCTCCTTGGtctcttcatcttcttcgaaTTGTGCTGTACTTCCATCCTTATTCTTACTAGCTTTTTTATCAGCATAAGTCttggttcttttctttaatttagCCACTGGTGCACTTGGACCCACTACTGGGTACCTTGCAGTAGCAACAATAGCGTTGTTAGTCTCATTATAGGAGAGTAACACTTGTTTAAcctcattatcatcattcaAATCCACAATTAAGTCGAATCTTAATGGTGTTTCTAGCTTCATGTAGCTGAAACATGGCATATCTAGTTTACCTTCAATTTGAGCATTCAAGCAGTAATGTCCAGAGACTTGAACGTTTGGCACGTCAACAGTTGTGACTGATACGTTCCTACCGGGTGTATTGTCAATCTCAAAAGTACCTAAGGGAATAGCGTCCTTCTTATCATCTGTATAACTCAATCGTAAAATATCAGTGCCGAAGACCACGCTGGCCAATGAAATAACACGCAACAGCCGCACCAACATTCTTATTAAAATCAGAAGCCTATGATTCTTGTGGATATGTATTACCTTATTTTTCTGCTGAGAAGTGTCTTTTATAAATTGCGGATTTTTCCTAAATATGTTGCGTTTTTAAGTTACCATACAATTGCCTTAGTTAAGGGCCCACCGCAACATatgcaaaaaaatcagcGGAAATCTCAAGTAAAAATATAGCTTGGTaaaataagaaacaaaCTTCCCTAAACTAATCAAAAAGCTCTTCATATATCACTAGCATCCCTTTTCTTCTCAGTTCTGATGCAAGGTAAAACGATATACATTCTGGGTGCAATTTCTATCCTAGTACCGTTAGTATCATCCCTATTAGCACCAATAGAGGACCCTATAGTATCAAACAAATATCTTATAACGTACATTGATGAGGATACCTGGAGCGATACAATATTGCATAATGAATCTGCTATGAACTCAGGATATATTGTAAACATGGGCGGCAACCTTGAATGTTTTATTCAGAACGCAAGTTCTCAATTGAGCGATGTATTGGAAAATTCCAATGAGTATAACAATAGTGAAAAGGCTGCGTTGTTGACCAATACTCTGAATCAAGGCGTTAGAGCTATTTTCGATaaattaaatgaaaaatgcaTTTTCTACCAAGCTGGATTTTGGATTTACGAGTACTGTCCTGGTATAGAATTTGTACAATTTCATGGCAGAGTAAACGTACAAACTGGCGAAATCGTCAATCGAGATGAATCTTTAGTTTACCGGTTGGGAAAGCCAAAGCCAAACTTAGACGAGAGGGAATTTGAATTGCTTTATGATGATGTAGGATATTATATTAGCGAAATTATAGGCTCTGGTGATACTTGTGATGTGACAGGTGCTGAAAGAATGGTTGAGATACAATATGTCTGTGGTGGCTCAAACTCTGGACCAGCAACGATTCAATGGGTGAGGGAAACAAAAATCTGTGTCTACGAAGCCCAAGTTACCATACCTGAATTGTGCAATTTAGAACTGTTAgctaaaaatgaagatcAAAAGAACGCTTCGCCTATCTTTTGCAGGATGCCTGGCAAATCAAGTATAGATACTAACTCTTTAGATTTGATCACTGAGTTTGAACCAATATTTTTAGGTTCTGGAATATACTTTTTAAGACCTTCTAACGCTGATCAAAGGGTTAAATTAATGGTTACTGATAATGTGATGTCAAACTGGGATGTGATTATCGACACACATTATCAGAAATTTGGTAATGCTATTAACAAAATGCTAAGCTTGAAATTGGTATCGCTACCTGATGGTCATATTCTTCAACCTGGCGATTCTTGTATTTGGCAGGCGGAGGTGGTAGACATTAAAGATCAATTTCAAACCATTTTATCATTAAACATACTTGATTCGCAAAGAGCAGAAATATCTTTCAACAAATCGTTATcatttaatgaaaataGTGGGAACTTTATATCATACAAAATCGGGGACCCTAGCGAGTCGACTGAACTCAGCCAAATCACCCGCTTAAATAAAGCAGAGAAAAACATCGAAACAATTCAgtcagaagaagaattaatAAGTCCCGATAATGAGTTGTTCTTGAGGCTTTCTAGGGAAATAACTGAAGTAAAAGAACTATTAAATGAAATTGTAGGTCCACGTGAAATGGAAGTGATATTTGAAAGCATAAGAAACCAGCCAAATAACGATTTTGAACTGGCACTGTTAAACGGGTTGAAACATTCGCTAGCTGCCGgaattaatgaaaacaatgttGAGCAGGTACAGGcaaatattgatgataataagaACACTCAAGGTAATAAGGATGTCACTGAACTCCCTAACCGAACTGGGGAAAAAGCCAGTGAcagcaagaagaaagaaagtaCAACTAACTCAAGTAAGGAAATCGCAAAAGATGGCTCAGGTACAACAGAAATTGTTGAatcagaagaaacaaatgtCAACGCCGATGTTTTTATTGATCACGATGAACTTTGAGAGGGTCAAATATAATCTTTTAGTTActatttgttcttttaattttgcTTCTAACTTAGTAGATAGTTGATAAAGTAATGATATTTCTATTAACTCCGTATCAATAAATATATGCATAAACTTAAAAAAAGGTACATTACATAAAGTTGCTGTGAATGGAATCGCATTTAGAATCCTTTTTTTGCCAAATCATCCGTCactttcaaataaaaattcaagatatCAACCTTTTCTCCAATGGTGCTagtatgaaaaaatttactCCAATCATCCTGCAACTTATTCTTCCAATTGATAACATCCAGGTGATCCATATCTTTTAAAGTTCCTCTGTATTCGCCCCATTTACTACTATCGATGGTTACCAAACCGTCATTGGGCCGACCTTTAGATCTCTCATAAACGATTTTCCACGGTGTGCAAAAGACGTTGTACCACTTGGGTACAAAGGAGCAACCATAAGAAAAATAGGAAACTTTCGGACTGTTTGGCGTTACtaaattgaagtatttCATATAAGTCGTGGTAAGTTGGTAAAAACATATCGGTAGTATCTTTTGACTCACTCTCAGGGCGTTtagattttcaaaaagatctACTACATAATCTGCCATCTCTGAACCCCTGTGTGGAGTCGAAATTGTGGTTAGGCTCAATACGTCATAGTTCCTGTTTTTGATATTAGAAATTAGATATCGGCAGTCTAGTCCACCCATCGAATGTGCGATCAGATTCAACGAATGTCGCTTATCCTTTGActcaattttctttacttcTTTCTGTAATTGAGCATCTAAGGCAATTGCCCTTTCTTCAATACTACCAAAACCTGGTACCTTGGTAGTAATTACAGTACATCCCTTAGATTGGAGAAACTTTTTGACACCAATCCAATATTCAATCTCTATCAAATTGGGGTACTTTGAATTGCTatcatcttcgtcatcttGCATGAAATTTTCTGTCATATTATGAAGTATTGAATTAGAAATTAAGTTCGTTAGATGGAATACAGAAGGGATCAGAATTAGTTTGTCAAACCCTGATAGACCATGACAAAATACAATAGGGTTTTTTGGGGGTTTGTATGAATCAGGAACCTTTACAGAatctattattatttctttagattttccattattcttcattttttattcctATTCAATACAAGCACAACTTCCTACCCTTGATACAACACACTCCACACTCTTTATCCTTTCTAActtatatttctttcaaatggCTGTATGTGAGGGTTAACCATTATTTCTATaagaaattattgaaaagagaaaaaatattaatcTTGAAAACAGGTAATGATCTAATGTGCCAGAAGaaatatcaacaaaaagtaGCTCGCGTGGCGTAATGGCAACGCGTCTGACTTCTAATCAGAAGATTATGGGTTCGACCCCCATCGTGAGTGCTTTGTTTCCAATATCCGTGATAGTTTAATGGTCAGAATGGGCGCTTGTCGCGTGCCAGATCGGGGTTCAATTCCCCGTCGCGGAGTTTTTTTGCTCTCTTTGAAATCTTGGGTATAATACATGTATATCAAGTACTGGGAAGGCGATAGTCGCCGAAGGGGATATAAGGTAGCGATCGGTCAAAGCCCGTATTGAAATATGTATGAATATTTGCATATGTAAAGGACTTAAAATATACTGGTGTTTGTTAAGGAGAACAAATTTCCAAGATCGATCCATTAAAACAGAATAATCAAACAGCATATTTTTTAGTCCATTCCTTAGCGGTGGCTTCGTACTTAGCTTTATCTGTCTTGTATATTTGTGCAATTTCTGGAACTAAAGGATCGTCTGGATTAGCGTCTGTTAAAAGAGAGCAAACAGACAAAAGGACCTTTGAAAGCGTTAGCGCCGGTGACCATTGGTCCTTTAAAATATCCAGACAAATATTACCACTCGAATTAATATTTGGATGATAAATCTTAGTCGTAAAATTCACCTTTGGTGGTTTAAAGGGATAATCAGTAGGAAAATGAATagacaaaaagaaaacgcCACCCGCATAGGGAGAGTCTGAGGGACCCATGATAGAGGCTTGCCAGTGATACAAGTCATCTCCTACAGGACCTGCGGAGCACGAAGCTGGAGGATCTCTTGTGAAACGTTGTTTAAAAAACAGCGAAGGTTAgtaatcattttttttcagataataaaacaaataGCTAGTCTTTTCGACATACCTCCCTAAATCACTTAATTCTTTTGCAATACGCTTGGAAGATGACATTATTTAATTCGGAACTTATGAGCTGAAAGACTACTTCCAAGATGAAGGTTAAGGTACTGCCTTGGtgttaaaagaaaaatgccaCTATGATTCATTGAAATCTGGGGTTTGACTAATTTATAGTTTTTGGTCGGCCATCTTTGGGACAAATGCGTAAGCATCGGTAGCCGTTCTATTACCCGCCGCCAGTGGCAATGGCGGGGACGGTACCTTAACAATAATAGCAAAGTTACTAAGTGCAAATATGGAAGTTTAGATTGTTCTATTACTATTAATCCAACTTGGATAACAACTCAACAACTAATTTTCTACTTGTTAGAGGAATAACTACCCGAGCAAGTAAACAAATATACTGCTTATCAGGAAAACAATAAACATAAACTAGTCAACATTTCAAGCGGGTTCTATATAAGGAAAACAAGGAATGCCTCTAAACCGCTCCAATATTAGGCATTCTCTATATTCTATTCCGATTATTTGCTGAAGGTAGCCGATATACAAGAACGTTAACATAGCTTTTGCCGCGAATTGCAACAGATTCTTTTGTCAATTAGTCCCACTTTCCAACAAAGGTTAGAGCTGAAGTGCCATGGGGAGAGGTTTTCCCAAGCAGACTAGTTATGTATCgtctcaaaaaaataaccGCCGAAGGTTTTACCGCGTCCTCTCCTTTTGTTTAGTAGGTTACCCGTTgaacaatgaaaatttttttagcGATGaggtgaaaaattatcagaaatgtaaaagaaatagagtTGTGAACAAGAAAGTATCATATAATTCATATCGTAACCACAATTCAGTAGTCCAATCAACTTTCGTATACAACTAATCGCCTCTGTATTTTCTATTGgtagaataaaaaaaataatggatGAAAACAGGGACAAGAAGCTGGATTTGTCTTCATTAAGAAACaagatttcttcaaaattacaggacaataacaataaaaagacGAAGAAGGACGTGAAAAATAAGAACTTAAAGGTCATTGttgatggaaaaaaaataggtGAAGATATACGCCGTGAAGCGTTAGCATTGGGTGCTAGCGAAGAAGATCTAAAATTAATTCAAGGACTGAgtgacgatgacgatgacgataAGAGCGAACAGGAATTCGATGCCGTTGCTGATGAGGGCGCAAATGATAAAG
The Saccharomyces mikatae IFO 1815 strain IFO1815 genome assembly, chromosome: 4 genome window above contains:
- the TGL2 gene encoding triglyceride lipase (similar to Saccharomyces cerevisiae TGL2 (YDR058C); ancestral locus Anc_1.101), translating into MKNNGKSKEIIIDSVKVPDSYKPPKNPIVFCHGLSGFDKLILIPSVFHLTNLISNSILHNMTENFMQDDEDDSNSKYPNLIEIEYWIGVKKFLQSKGCTVITTKVPGFGSIEERAIALDAQLQKEVKKIESKDKRHSLNLIAHSMGGLDCRYLISNIKNRNYDVLSLTTISTPHRGSEMADYVVDLFENLNALRVSQKILPICFYQLTTTYMKYFNLVTPNSPKVSYFSYGCSFVPKWYNVFCTPWKIVYERSKGRPNDGLVTIDSSKWGEYRGTLKDMDHLDVINWKNKLQDDWSKFFHTSTIGEKVDILNFYLKVTDDLAKKGF
- the YOS9 gene encoding Yos9p (similar to Saccharomyces cerevisiae YOS9 (YDR057W); ancestral locus Anc_3.306); this translates as MQGKTIYILGAISILVPLVSSLLAPIEDPIVSNKYLITYIDEDTWSDTILHNESAMNSGYIVNMGGNLECFIQNASSQLSDVLENSNEYNNSEKAALLTNTLNQGVRAIFDKLNEKCIFYQAGFWIYEYCPGIEFVQFHGRVNVQTGEIVNRDESLVYRLGKPKPNLDEREFELLYDDVGYYISEIIGSGDTCDVTGAERMVEIQYVCGGSNSGPATIQWVRETKICVYEAQVTIPELCNLELLAKNEDQKNASPIFCRMPGKSSIDTNSLDLITEFEPIFLGSGIYFLRPSNADQRVKLMVTDNVMSNWDVIIDTHYQKFGNAINKMLSLKLVSLPDGHILQPGDSCIWQAEVVDIKDQFQTILSLNILDSQRAEISFNKSLSFNENSGNFISYKIGDPSESTELSQITRLNKAEKNIETIQSEEELISPDNELFLRLSREITEVKELLNEIVGPREMEVIFESIRNQPNNDFELALLNGLKHSLAAGINENNVEQVQANIDDNKNTQGNKDVTELPNRTGEKASDSKKKESTTNSSKEIAKDGSGTTEIVESEETNVNADVFIDHDEL
- the CDC34 gene encoding SCF E2 ubiquitin-protein ligase catalytic subunit CDC34 (similar to Saccharomyces cerevisiae CDC34 (YDR054C); ancestral locus Anc_3.301), which codes for MSSRKSTASSLLLRQYRELTDPKKAIPSFHIELEDDSNIFTWNIGVMVLNEDSIYHGGFFKAQMRFPEDFPFSPPQFRFTPAIYHPNVYRDGRLCISILHQSGDPMTDEPDAETWSPVQTVESVLISIVSLLEDPNINSPANVDAAVDYRKNPEQYKQRVKMEVERSKQDIPKGFIMPTSESAYISQSKLDEPESNKDMADNFWYDSDLDDDENGSAILQDDDYDDDDGNNHIPFDDDDVYNYNDNDDDDERIEFEDDDDDDDDSIDNDSVMDRKQPHKAEDESEDVEDVERVSKKI
- the PST1 gene encoding Pst1p (similar to Saccharomyces cerevisiae ECM33 (YBR078W) and PST1 (YDR055W); ancestral locus Anc_3.302); amino-acid sequence: MQLRSLIVSSAFLVTSALGATSSSSSIPSSCTISSHATATAQSDLDKYSRCETLVGNLTVGGGLKTGALANVKEIKGSLTVFNATNLTSFAADSLESITDSLNLQSLTILTSASFGSLQSVDSINLITLPAISTFTSNIKSANNIYISDTSLQSVDGFSVLKKVNVFNVNNNKRLTSIKSPVETVTDSLQFSFNGNQTKITFDDLIWANNISLTDVHSVSFASLRKINSSLGFINNSISSLNFTKLNSIGQTFSIVSNDYLKNLSFSNLSTIGGALVIANNTGLQKIGGLDNLTTIGGTLEVVGNFTALNLDSLKSVKGGADVESKSNNFSCNALKALQKKGGIKGESFVCKNGASSTSVKLSSTSKPQSSQSTSKPSKSSTKIEGKKFTSGEIKAAASVSSSSSSSASSSSSKSSKGDAAIMVPIGQATPLFGILTAIIMSLI
- the DBF4 gene encoding protein serine/threonine kinase activating protein DBF4 (similar to Saccharomyces cerevisiae DBF4 (YDR052C); ancestral locus Anc_3.299), coding for MVSPTKMIIRSPLKETDTNLKHKNGIAVSTTTVGHLDIFSNDNNCNNNNATESFPKKRSLERLELQQQQHLHEKKKAKLERARSIEGAVQVSKVTGLKNVEPRVTPKELLEWQTNWKKIMKRDSRIYFDITDDVEMNTYNKSRMDKRRDLLKRGFLTLGAQITQFFDTTVTIVITRRSVENIYLLKDTDILSRAKKNYMKVWSYEKAARFLKNLDVDLDHLSKTKSASLATPTLSNLLHNEKIYGPTDRDPRTKRDDIHYFKYPHVYLYDLWQTWAPIITLEWKPQELTNLEELPYPILKLGSFGRCPFIGDRNYDESSYKRVVKRYSRDKANKKYALQLRALFQYHADTFMTTSSGDDQTKNLIFIPHTCNDSTKSFKKWMQEKAKTFEKNELKKSHDDAIQSIQNENDSQTDEKNTISLKEVETRKHLLQEEEGNKQPIVEQSKNYTSQNVLPAAPKLSHPILATFTRQETEEVPDDLCTLKAKSRQAFEIKASGAHQSNDVATSFGNGLGPTRASVMSKNMKSLSRLMVDRKLGVKQTNGNSKTAATTTAAEIAKENKHISDGIVLKKDEPRSKMTGNNNSIHMETNSKLPDFSNTTSKSASTNSKLNNDIKIITKDSITALKKTTTYTNISLHPNAPTTQPVKKETVKNSGYCENCRVKYESLEQHIVSEKHLSFADNNLNFEAIDSLIENLRFQI
- the EMC10 gene encoding Emc10p (similar to Saccharomyces cerevisiae YDR056C; ancestral locus Anc_3.305), which codes for MLVRLLRVISLASVVFGTDILRLSYTDDKKDAIPLGTFEIDNTPGRNVSVTTVDVPNVQVSGHYCLNAQIEGKLDMPCFSYMKLETPLRFDLIVDLNDDNEVKQVLLSYNETNNAIVATARYPVVGPSAPVAKLKKRTKTYADKKASKNKDGSTAQFEEDEETKELSWFQKNWKMLLVGLLIYNLVAGSIKKQQDTGSGQKAD